In Pseudobacter ginsenosidimutans, the following are encoded in one genomic region:
- a CDS encoding ABC transporter ATP-binding protein, whose protein sequence is MKISLTNAGKRFNREWIFRKVDYQFIEGNSYAITGPNGSGKSTLLQAIGGAIALSEGEATYSIEAPAIQSTQTNPTKKSHQVETDHAFRQIAIAAPYLELIEEMSVTEFLHFHQQFKPFLSQLTIPQIIETVGLTKAAHKQIRFYSSGMKQRVKLAQAIFSNVSCLLLDEPCTNLDAEGIALYQRLISAYGGGRLIIVSSNDPQEYSFCESRISILDYKS, encoded by the coding sequence ATGAAGATATCGCTGACTAATGCAGGCAAGCGCTTCAACCGCGAATGGATCTTCCGTAAAGTAGATTACCAGTTTATTGAAGGTAACTCATATGCTATCACCGGACCAAACGGTTCAGGCAAAAGCACTTTGCTGCAAGCCATTGGCGGCGCCATCGCACTCTCCGAAGGAGAAGCTACTTATAGCATTGAAGCCCCCGCCATTCAGTCAACACAAACCAATCCCACCAAAAAATCTCATCAGGTAGAAACTGATCACGCTTTCCGCCAGATCGCTATTGCAGCCCCTTACCTGGAGCTCATCGAAGAAATGAGCGTTACCGAATTCCTGCATTTCCACCAGCAATTCAAACCTTTCCTTTCTCAACTCACCATTCCACAGATCATCGAGACTGTCGGTCTCACCAAAGCCGCTCACAAACAGATCCGCTTCTACAGCTCCGGCATGAAACAACGCGTGAAACTGGCCCAGGCCATCTTCTCCAATGTTTCCTGCCTGCTGCTGGATGAACCCTGCACCAATCTTGATGCCGAAGGCATCGCACTCTACCAGCGCCTCATCAGCGCCTACGGCGGGGGGAGGCTCATCATCGTTAGTTCCAATGATCCGCAGGAATACAGCTTTTGTGAGAGCAGGATCAGTATTTTGGATTATAAGTCTTAG
- the tsaE gene encoding tRNA (adenosine(37)-N6)-threonylcarbamoyltransferase complex ATPase subunit type 1 TsaE, translated as MQVSFTLDTIHEAARKLWEAAGDRKVFAFHGPMGAGKTTFVHALCDVKEVTSTVGSPTFSIINEYAYPGGQLYHIDLYRLKDEEEAIRAGVEDCLYSGNICLVEWPERAEGIFPENTLSVHISVTDPSTRFLQINEK; from the coding sequence ATGCAAGTATCATTTACCCTGGATACCATTCATGAAGCGGCCCGCAAACTTTGGGAAGCAGCTGGCGACCGCAAGGTTTTCGCCTTTCATGGCCCGATGGGAGCCGGGAAAACTACATTTGTTCATGCCCTGTGCGATGTGAAGGAAGTGACCAGTACGGTGGGAAGCCCTACGTTTTCCATCATCAACGAGTATGCCTACCCCGGTGGTCAGCTCTATCATATCGACCTGTACAGGCTGAAGGACGAAGAAGAGGCTATCAGGGCCGGCGTGGAAGATTGCCTTTATTCCGGCAATATCTGCCTGGTGGAGTGGCCGGAAAGGGCGGAAGGGATCTTTCCCGAAAATACCCTGTCCGTACATATTTCCGTAACTGATCCCAGTACCCGCTTCCTTCAGATAAATGAGAAATAA
- the lpxD gene encoding UDP-3-O-(3-hydroxymyristoyl)glucosamine N-acyltransferase gives MQFTAAQIAMIINGKVEGDPNAAVGSFGKIEEAKAGQLAFLANPKYEDFLYSTEASIIIISASQELKEPVKGTLIRVEDAYTAFATLLTKYQEVMTQQMVGTQDPVYVASSAKLGENIFLGAFCYIGEGVVLGNNVKIFPNAYIGNKVTIGDNSIVHPGVKIYHDCVIGKNVTIHAGTVLGSDGFGFAPQPDGSFKKVPQIGNVIVEDFVEIGANATIDRATIGSTVIRSGAKLDNLIQIAHNVEVGNNTVIAAQAGVSGSTKLGNNVMIGGQAGIVGHITIADGARINAQSGVSKSIKTNNAAVTGSPAFDYTSALRSQAVSRNLPELEKRIKELEKLVQQLLAEKV, from the coding sequence ATGCAATTCACCGCAGCACAAATAGCCATGATCATCAATGGGAAAGTGGAAGGCGATCCCAATGCCGCTGTTGGTTCTTTCGGAAAGATCGAAGAAGCCAAAGCCGGTCAGCTTGCCTTTCTTGCCAACCCTAAATATGAAGACTTCCTGTATTCTACTGAAGCATCCATCATCATCATCAGCGCATCCCAGGAACTGAAAGAACCGGTGAAGGGTACACTGATCCGCGTGGAAGATGCTTATACCGCATTCGCCACCTTACTTACCAAGTACCAGGAAGTGATGACGCAACAAATGGTGGGCACCCAGGACCCGGTGTACGTGGCGTCTTCCGCCAAACTCGGCGAGAATATTTTCCTCGGCGCTTTTTGTTATATCGGAGAAGGTGTGGTGCTCGGTAATAACGTAAAGATTTTTCCCAACGCTTATATTGGCAATAAAGTCACTATCGGTGACAATAGCATTGTTCATCCCGGCGTGAAGATCTATCACGATTGTGTGATCGGAAAGAATGTAACCATCCATGCAGGTACTGTTCTCGGCAGCGATGGTTTCGGCTTTGCTCCGCAACCTGATGGCAGTTTCAAGAAAGTGCCGCAGATCGGCAATGTGATTGTGGAAGATTTTGTAGAGATCGGCGCCAATGCCACTATCGACCGCGCTACCATAGGTTCTACTGTGATCAGGTCTGGCGCTAAACTCGACAATCTGATCCAGATCGCGCACAATGTAGAAGTAGGTAACAATACCGTGATTGCCGCGCAGGCCGGCGTGAGTGGAAGCACCAAGCTCGGCAACAATGTAATGATCGGTGGACAGGCCGGCATAGTTGGACATATCACCATTGCCGATGGCGCCCGAATCAATGCGCAAAGCGGCGTCAGCAAATCCATCAAAACAAATAATGCAGCCGTTACAGGATCTCCGGCTTTTGATTATACAAGCGCTTTACGTTCCCAGGCAGTGAGCCGCAATCTCCCCGAGCTGGAGAAAAGGATCAAGGAACTGGAAAAACTCGTACAACAATTACTGGCCGAAAAAGTGTAA
- a CDS encoding alanine dehydrogenase — MSQQRPIISTSFSYETLEEKLDIKPKGAQLHIGIPKETAFQENRIALTPDAVGVLISNGHDVVIEHNAGEAAHFRDRDYTEAGARIVYDKAEVFKAPILVKSAPVVEEDIPYLQFNQVIISPIHLSAMKAELLQKMMDKRITAISFENLKDDSDSLPIVRSMSEIAGSAVMLIAGQYLSSANHGKGVLLGGISGIPPTKVIILGAGIVGEFAARAALALGASVKVFDSSVYRLKRLQNNIGQRMWTSVIEPRILAKQLKTCEVAVGALASTTGRTPVVVTEEMVSNMRPGSVIIDVSIDRGGCFETSEITSHEHPIFMKYGVIHYCVPNIPSGFARTASQAISNVLMPLLLEAGEEGGFENLVWHKVHLRSGIYIFKGALTNFHLSQRFDLKYTDLNLLIASQR, encoded by the coding sequence ATGTCTCAGCAACGACCGATCATCAGCACCTCTTTCAGTTACGAAACACTTGAAGAAAAGCTAGATATAAAACCCAAAGGGGCTCAATTGCATATTGGTATTCCTAAGGAGACCGCTTTCCAGGAAAACCGGATTGCACTCACCCCCGATGCGGTAGGCGTACTGATCAGTAATGGTCATGATGTAGTGATCGAGCACAATGCCGGTGAAGCGGCGCATTTCCGTGACCGTGACTATACCGAAGCCGGCGCCCGCATCGTGTACGACAAGGCGGAAGTTTTCAAAGCGCCCATCCTCGTGAAGAGTGCGCCGGTAGTGGAAGAAGATATCCCCTACCTCCAGTTCAACCAGGTGATCATCTCTCCCATCCATCTTTCCGCTATGAAAGCGGAGCTGCTTCAAAAGATGATGGACAAGCGTATCACCGCCATCTCTTTCGAGAATCTGAAAGATGATAGCGATAGTCTTCCCATTGTCCGAAGTATGAGTGAGATTGCAGGAAGTGCCGTGATGCTGATCGCCGGTCAGTACCTCAGTTCCGCCAATCACGGGAAAGGCGTTTTGCTTGGAGGCATCTCCGGTATTCCGCCCACCAAGGTGATCATCCTCGGAGCCGGTATCGTAGGCGAATTTGCCGCCCGCGCGGCCCTCGCACTCGGCGCCTCCGTGAAAGTGTTCGACAGTAGTGTATACCGTCTAAAAAGATTGCAGAACAATATCGGACAGCGTATGTGGACTTCCGTTATAGAGCCACGTATCCTGGCCAAGCAGCTCAAAACCTGCGAAGTGGCTGTAGGTGCGCTCGCTTCCACCACCGGCCGCACACCCGTTGTTGTCACCGAAGAAATGGTCAGCAATATGCGTCCGGGCAGTGTGATCATCGACGTTAGTATCGACCGTGGCGGCTGCTTCGAAACCTCCGAGATCACCAGTCATGAGCATCCCATCTTCATGAAATACGGCGTGATCCATTATTGCGTACCAAACATTCCATCCGGCTTTGCCCGTACCGCCTCACAGGCCATCAGCAATGTACTGATGCCGCTGCTCCTCGAAGCAGGAGAAGAAGGTGGCTTCGAAAATCTTGTATGGCACAAAGTGCATCTTCGTAGCGGCATCTACATCTTCAAAGGCGCACTTACCAATTTCCATCTTAGTCAACGCTTTGATCTGAAGTACACGGACCTGAATTTGCTGATCGCTTCTCAACGTTAA
- the lpxA gene encoding acyl-ACP--UDP-N-acetylglucosamine O-acyltransferase yields the protein MQNQNPNGDGAEFNTMNPLPVTTLKNVNQMIHPHTYIHPNAKLATNVKVDPFTVIHQNVEIGEGTWIGSNVTIMEGARIGKNCRIFPGAVIAAIPQDLKFGGEDTLVEIGDNTTIREFVTINRGTNDRGKTKVGSNCLIMAYSHIAHDCMIGNNCIMSNNTQIAGHVEMGDWAILGGMCAVHQFVKIGAHSFVSGGSLVGKDIPPFIKAGRQPLSYSGVNSVGLKRRGFTVDKINHLLDIYRIIYNKGMNTSQALEFLEEEFPATDERDEIVTFIRESGRGIIKRWSKNSVDEDIAD from the coding sequence TTGCAAAACCAAAACCCCAATGGGGATGGGGCTGAATTCAATACCATGAACCCTCTTCCTGTAACTACACTTAAGAACGTAAATCAAATGATCCATCCGCATACGTACATTCATCCCAATGCAAAGCTGGCCACTAACGTGAAAGTTGATCCTTTCACTGTTATCCATCAGAACGTTGAGATTGGTGAAGGGACCTGGATAGGCAGTAATGTAACTATCATGGAAGGCGCCCGCATTGGAAAGAATTGCCGGATCTTCCCCGGCGCCGTAATCGCGGCAATACCCCAGGATCTGAAATTTGGCGGCGAAGATACACTCGTTGAGATCGGCGACAATACCACTATCCGCGAGTTCGTCACCATCAACCGCGGCACTAATGACAGAGGTAAGACCAAGGTCGGCAGCAATTGCCTGATCATGGCCTACAGCCATATTGCACACGACTGTATGATCGGCAACAACTGCATCATGAGCAACAACACCCAGATTGCGGGTCACGTTGAAATGGGCGATTGGGCCATCCTCGGTGGCATGTGCGCAGTTCACCAGTTCGTAAAGATCGGCGCCCACTCCTTCGTGAGCGGCGGTTCACTGGTAGGTAAAGACATCCCTCCCTTCATCAAGGCAGGCCGTCAACCCCTCAGCTATTCCGGCGTTAACTCCGTTGGTCTCAAGCGCAGAGGCTTCACCGTTGACAAGATCAATCACCTGCTCGATATCTATCGCATCATCTACAACAAAGGCATGAACACTTCCCAGGCCCTCGAATTCCTGGAAGAAGAATTCCCTGCCACCGACGAGCGCGATGAGATCGTAACCTTTATTCGCGAGAGCGGACGCGGTATCATTAAACGCTGGTCAAAAAATAGCGTTGATGAAGATATCGCTGACTAA
- a CDS encoding heavy metal translocating P-type ATPase — METVNWKVDGMDCSNCVLTIRQFLEKKGLQDVKVNLAGGDVSFIINGQNKKDEILKGIESLGYTVDAGDAQLNTNKKRFLKNHQERFLFCIIFTLPLLLHMFDRWIHIHWLMNPWIQMALATPVYIVGMDFFGKSAIKSIRNGMPNMNVLIAIGATAAYVYSLAGALLGLGEGYLFFETAASVITLVFLGNWMEDASIQSTQKSLNKLARSQKVMANMIAYDDQHQEHVFPVENTTLRVGDILLIKNGEQVPADCKILWGDATVNESIITGESMPIVKKPKEHLIGGSLLVDGTVKAYVTAEAKNSVLSNIIDLVKRAQGEKPPVQQMADKISAIFVPIVLGIAAVTLIANWIILQDFTASLMRSIAVLVIACPCAMGLATPAAIAVGLGRAARSGVLFRNAKSLELFRNIQQVVFDKTGTLTTGDFVIAAFEKTSNAISDEEFKQIVFSLEKYSNHPIAQCIAREWKQSQVIRWEKIEEVKGLGMKGRTKEGDTWQAGSYKIAQGLTSDAAHNVYIVKNDVLVGWIDVKDEVRPEAMTVVQYLRHKNIRTILLSGDRYDKCRQLADFLGIDEVIAEQTPQEKLGVVEDLTLKGPTAMVGDGINDAPALAKATVGISLSDASQVAMQTADVVLMDNGIKNLPLSLGLGRHTYMTIRQNLFWAFAYNIVAIPVAAFGLLTPTFGALVMGLSDVVLAINSGRLFVKKVV; from the coding sequence ATGGAAACAGTGAATTGGAAAGTAGATGGGATGGACTGCTCGAACTGCGTATTGACGATCCGCCAGTTTCTCGAAAAAAAAGGATTACAGGATGTAAAAGTGAACCTGGCAGGTGGAGATGTCAGCTTCATCATCAATGGACAAAATAAAAAAGATGAGATCCTCAAAGGCATCGAATCACTCGGCTACACCGTAGACGCAGGCGATGCGCAACTCAATACAAATAAGAAGAGGTTCCTCAAAAACCATCAAGAACGCTTTCTTTTCTGTATCATCTTTACACTCCCCCTCCTGCTGCATATGTTTGACCGGTGGATACATATCCACTGGCTGATGAATCCCTGGATCCAAATGGCACTGGCCACTCCCGTATACATCGTGGGTATGGACTTCTTTGGAAAGAGCGCCATCAAAAGCATCCGCAATGGAATGCCCAATATGAATGTACTCATTGCCATCGGCGCTACAGCTGCATATGTGTACAGTCTTGCCGGAGCATTGCTCGGACTGGGAGAAGGATACCTCTTCTTTGAAACCGCCGCATCGGTGATCACACTTGTGTTCCTTGGCAACTGGATGGAAGATGCCAGCATTCAGAGCACACAAAAATCCCTCAACAAACTGGCCCGCTCACAGAAAGTGATGGCCAATATGATCGCTTACGATGATCAGCACCAGGAACATGTTTTCCCCGTGGAGAACACAACCCTCCGAGTAGGCGATATCCTCCTGATCAAAAATGGAGAACAAGTGCCTGCCGACTGCAAGATCCTCTGGGGCGATGCTACCGTGAATGAAAGCATCATCACCGGAGAAAGCATGCCCATCGTCAAAAAACCAAAAGAGCATCTCATTGGCGGCAGCCTGCTGGTAGACGGAACAGTGAAAGCCTATGTGACCGCCGAAGCCAAAAATTCTGTTCTCTCCAATATCATAGACCTGGTGAAACGTGCTCAGGGAGAGAAACCGCCTGTACAACAAATGGCCGATAAGATCAGCGCCATCTTCGTTCCCATCGTACTCGGCATCGCAGCGGTGACGCTCATTGCCAACTGGATCATCCTGCAGGATTTCACGGCCTCGCTCATGCGAAGTATCGCAGTACTGGTGATCGCCTGCCCATGCGCTATGGGACTGGCAACGCCAGCCGCTATTGCAGTTGGACTCGGACGTGCGGCGCGCAGCGGCGTTCTCTTCCGTAATGCCAAAAGCCTGGAACTATTCAGAAATATCCAACAAGTGGTTTTCGATAAAACAGGAACGCTTACCACCGGTGATTTCGTGATTGCAGCGTTCGAAAAAACAAGCAATGCCATCAGCGATGAGGAGTTCAAACAGATCGTCTTCTCCCTCGAAAAATATTCCAATCACCCCATCGCACAATGTATCGCCAGGGAATGGAAACAAAGCCAGGTGATCCGCTGGGAGAAAATTGAAGAAGTGAAAGGTCTCGGCATGAAAGGCCGCACCAAAGAGGGTGATACCTGGCAGGCCGGTTCTTACAAAATTGCACAGGGCCTCACCAGCGATGCTGCTCACAATGTGTACATCGTTAAGAACGATGTACTGGTGGGATGGATCGATGTGAAGGATGAAGTACGCCCGGAAGCCATGACAGTAGTGCAATACCTTCGTCATAAGAATATCCGTACCATCCTGCTCAGTGGCGACCGCTACGATAAATGCAGGCAGCTGGCGGATTTCCTCGGCATCGATGAAGTGATTGCAGAACAAACCCCGCAGGAAAAACTCGGTGTGGTGGAAGACCTCACCCTCAAAGGGCCCACAGCCATGGTGGGCGATGGCATCAACGATGCACCGGCGCTCGCGAAAGCCACAGTAGGTATTTCACTCAGCGATGCATCCCAGGTGGCCATGCAAACCGCCGACGTGGTGCTGATGGACAATGGCATCAAAAACCTGCCCCTATCACTCGGACTGGGAAGGCATACCTACATGACTATCCGCCAGAACCTGTTCTGGGCCTTCGCTTACAATATTGTTGCGATACCCGTGGCCGCTTTTGGCCTGCTCACCCCTACCTTTGGAGCATTGGTGATGGGATTGAGCGATGTAGTGCTCGCTATCAACTCCGGTCGCCTTTTCGTAAAGAAGGTGGTGTAA
- a CDS encoding bifunctional UDP-3-O-[3-hydroxymyristoyl] N-acetylglucosamine deacetylase/3-hydroxyacyl-ACP dehydratase, with translation MDANFNPDKQHTLGSAISISGTGLHTGSKVDMTLKPANPGFGFQFQRVDMPGQPVIKADCDLVTDTSRGTTLEDNGAKVSTVEHILAALVGMGVDNCLIELNGPEIPIMDGSSAPFVEIIEKAGVLEQDAAKQWYFIDQNISHYDEKKRVEMTALPATDYKITTLIDFNSPVLGTQHAGLKHMSEFKSEISSCRTFVFLHELEMLLEHNLIKGGDINNAIVVVDKPVTEDEMERLAKAFGRKKMEVKSEGYLNNLELRFPNEPARHKLLDVVGDLALIGYPIKAHIIANRPGHSTNVDFARVIKQYIKKNKQLKNIPVYDPNQPPVYSLQQIEKTLPHRHPFLLVDKIIELSDKQIVGVKNVTFDEWFFKGHFPNNPVMPGVLQVEALAQCGGILAINAMPPGEYDTYFIKIDSVKFKQKVVPGDTMILKMELLSPIRRGICEMRGTVYVGNKVATEGDLMAQLVKRG, from the coding sequence ATGGACGCGAACTTCAATCCTGACAAGCAGCATACTCTCGGATCGGCGATCAGTATTTCAGGCACGGGCCTGCATACCGGCTCTAAAGTTGACATGACCCTGAAACCCGCTAATCCGGGCTTCGGTTTCCAGTTTCAACGTGTAGATATGCCCGGCCAACCGGTGATCAAAGCCGACTGCGACCTGGTGACCGATACTTCAAGAGGTACCACCCTGGAAGACAATGGCGCCAAAGTGAGCACAGTAGAGCATATCCTGGCTGCGCTTGTAGGTATGGGAGTAGACAACTGCCTGATTGAACTGAACGGTCCTGAGATCCCCATCATGGACGGAAGCTCCGCTCCTTTTGTGGAGATCATCGAAAAAGCAGGTGTACTGGAACAGGATGCCGCAAAACAATGGTATTTCATCGACCAGAACATCTCTCATTACGACGAAAAGAAGAGAGTGGAAATGACTGCTCTTCCTGCTACAGATTATAAGATCACCACCCTCATCGACTTCAACAGCCCCGTACTGGGAACCCAGCATGCCGGCCTGAAGCATATGAGTGAATTCAAATCCGAGATATCATCCTGCCGCACTTTCGTATTCCTGCACGAGCTGGAAATGCTGCTGGAACATAATCTCATCAAAGGCGGCGACATCAACAATGCCATCGTGGTAGTGGATAAGCCTGTTACCGAAGATGAGATGGAAAGACTGGCAAAAGCTTTCGGCAGAAAGAAGATGGAAGTGAAGAGCGAAGGTTACCTCAACAACCTCGAGCTCCGTTTTCCGAATGAGCCTGCCCGTCATAAACTGCTGGATGTTGTGGGCGACCTGGCACTGATCGGTTATCCCATCAAGGCGCATATCATTGCCAACAGGCCGGGACACAGCACCAATGTGGACTTTGCCAGGGTGATCAAACAATACATTAAGAAGAACAAGCAACTGAAGAATATTCCGGTGTACGATCCCAATCAACCCCCGGTTTATTCATTGCAACAAATAGAAAAAACACTTCCTCACCGCCACCCGTTCCTGCTGGTGGACAAGATCATTGAACTGTCTGACAAGCAGATCGTTGGCGTGAAGAATGTGACTTTCGACGAATGGTTCTTCAAAGGACATTTTCCCAATAACCCGGTAATGCCTGGCGTATTGCAGGTGGAAGCCCTTGCACAGTGCGGTGGTATCCTTGCTATCAATGCCATGCCTCCCGGCGAATACGATACTTATTTTATCAAGATCGACAGCGTGAAATTCAAGCAGAAAGTGGTTCCGGGTGATACAATGATCCTGAAAATGGAACTATTGTCGCCCATCCGCCGCGGCATCTGTGAAATGAGAGGCACGGTATATGTAGGTAATAAGGTCGCCACCGAAGGTGATTTGATGGCGCAATTGGTAAAACGCGGTTAA
- the porX gene encoding T9SS response regulator signal transducer PorX — protein MAIGKILWVDDEIESLQSQILFLQGKGYEVSALTNGFDAVDFVKDNYVDVVLLDETMPGITGLETLAKIKEVNQQIPVVMITKNETEGLMDDAIGSQITDYLIKPVNPNQVLLSLKKIIDNKRLVAEKTTFAYQQQFRNLFMALNSNPDYNEWMEIYRKLVYWELEMEKSDSPEMQEVLQSQKSEANTEFFKFVSRNYAKWVSPRSEEGPVMSHTLMKWKVLPHVEKGVPTFFILLDNLRFDQWKAIQPIFAESFRILEEDSFYSILPTATQYARNAIFSGLLPIDIEKNYPQQWKNDDDDGGKNLHEEDFIRGFLKRAKREDIKFSYTKILNNSAGQDLVNNMHNLLGNDLNIIVYNFVDMLSHARTEMEVLKELAGDEISYRSVTKSWFEHSPLHQALKKIADKKINLVLATDHGSVQVKTPAKVIGDKQTTTNLRYKHGRNLHYEQKEVLAFRDPKEAGLPVPTVNSSYIFAKEDLYLCYPNNYNYYVNYYRNTFQHGGVSLEEMIVPVIKMTSK, from the coding sequence ATGGCAATTGGAAAAATACTCTGGGTAGATGATGAAATAGAAAGTTTACAATCGCAAATCCTCTTTTTGCAAGGAAAAGGATACGAAGTAAGCGCACTCACCAACGGTTTTGATGCAGTTGACTTTGTAAAAGACAACTACGTGGATGTTGTTTTGCTGGACGAGACCATGCCCGGTATCACCGGCCTGGAAACGCTTGCCAAGATCAAGGAAGTGAATCAGCAGATCCCTGTGGTGATGATCACCAAGAATGAAACAGAAGGCCTGATGGACGATGCCATCGGCAGTCAGATCACAGATTACCTGATCAAGCCCGTGAACCCCAACCAGGTATTGCTCAGTCTGAAAAAGATCATCGACAATAAAAGACTGGTAGCAGAGAAAACAACTTTCGCTTACCAGCAACAGTTCCGCAATCTCTTCATGGCCCTCAACAGCAATCCCGATTACAACGAATGGATGGAGATCTACCGCAAACTTGTTTACTGGGAGCTGGAAATGGAAAAAAGCGATAGCCCCGAGATGCAGGAAGTATTGCAATCACAGAAGAGTGAAGCCAATACCGAGTTCTTCAAATTCGTTTCGAGGAATTATGCCAAATGGGTGAGCCCGCGCAGTGAAGAAGGACCTGTGATGAGCCATACGCTTATGAAATGGAAGGTGCTGCCACACGTGGAAAAAGGCGTACCTACTTTTTTTATCCTGCTGGATAACCTGCGCTTCGACCAGTGGAAAGCCATTCAGCCCATTTTTGCAGAGAGCTTCAGGATACTGGAGGAAGACAGTTTCTACAGTATTCTACCGACTGCCACACAATACGCACGCAACGCCATTTTCAGCGGATTGCTGCCTATCGATATAGAAAAGAATTATCCCCAGCAATGGAAGAATGATGATGATGATGGAGGAAAGAACCTGCATGAAGAAGATTTTATAAGAGGATTTCTGAAAAGGGCGAAAAGAGAAGATATCAAATTCTCTTACACCAAGATCCTGAACAATTCAGCGGGACAGGACCTCGTGAACAATATGCACAACCTGCTGGGGAACGACCTCAATATCATCGTATACAATTTCGTGGATATGCTCAGCCATGCCCGTACGGAAATGGAAGTGCTGAAAGAGCTGGCTGGTGATGAGATCAGCTATCGTTCTGTTACCAAAAGCTGGTTCGAGCATTCACCCCTGCACCAGGCATTGAAGAAGATCGCAGACAAAAAGATCAACCTGGTGCTGGCAACAGATCACGGCAGCGTACAAGTGAAAACGCCTGCCAAAGTGATCGGCGACAAACAAACTACCACCAACCTGCGCTATAAGCACGGCCGCAATCTGCATTATGAGCAAAAAGAAGTATTGGCCTTCCGGGATCCGAAAGAAGCCGGACTGCCAGTGCCTACAGTGAATTCATCGTACATTTTTGCGAAGGAAGACCTGTACCTCTGTTATCCGAACAATTATAATTATTACGTGAACTACTACCGCAATACTTTTCAGCATGGCGGGGTAAGCCTCGAGGAGATGATCGTACCTGTTATCAAAATGACCAGCAAATAA
- a CDS encoding HD domain-containing protein, which yields MAQPVRKIINDPVYGFITIDHPVIFQVIAHPYYQRLRRIHQMAFAHLVYPGAVHTRLHHSLGAYHLMCNALQELRNKGIEISAEEELGAKVAILLHDVGHGPFSHALENVLIKGVKHEDISLRIIRILNKEMNGQLDLAISIFTNQYHKPFLYQLISGQLDVDRMDYLSRDSFFTGVSEGVIGYDRILKMLTVHEGELMVEEKGIFSIEKFLVARRLMYWQVYLHKAVLSAEKMLVKVLERARELILRGETVPGASAALDLFLQSKEEETPIDKYLTEFCLLDDFDVMASIKNWMFHPDPVLSTLCEGLIDRRLLKVKLQAEPFDQQWVTEQRNRICQLKGIQEEDCHYLLFTGEAVNTTYNPVEEKINILFKDGTVKDISQVDNALISQTLSSPVKKYYICYLK from the coding sequence ATGGCGCAACCAGTCAGAAAGATCATCAATGATCCCGTGTATGGCTTCATCACCATCGATCATCCTGTAATTTTCCAGGTGATAGCACATCCTTATTATCAGCGCCTGCGGCGCATCCACCAGATGGCATTTGCACACCTGGTATATCCCGGGGCGGTGCATACCAGATTGCATCATTCACTGGGAGCTTATCACCTCATGTGCAATGCCCTCCAGGAACTCCGCAACAAGGGTATCGAAATCAGTGCCGAAGAAGAACTGGGAGCCAAAGTGGCCATATTATTACACGATGTGGGTCACGGACCATTCTCCCATGCCCTGGAAAATGTACTGATAAAGGGTGTGAAGCATGAAGACATTTCGCTCCGGATCATCCGCATCCTCAACAAAGAGATGAACGGACAGCTCGATCTCGCTATTTCAATCTTCACCAATCAATATCATAAGCCATTCCTGTACCAGCTCATTTCCGGACAACTGGATGTTGACAGAATGGATTATTTGAGCCGCGACAGTTTCTTTACCGGCGTATCTGAAGGAGTGATCGGATATGATCGAATCCTCAAAATGCTCACGGTGCATGAAGGGGAATTGATGGTGGAAGAGAAAGGCATCTTCTCCATCGAAAAATTCCTGGTAGCCCGCCGGCTCATGTATTGGCAGGTTTATTTGCACAAAGCCGTACTGAGTGCGGAAAAGATGTTGGTGAAAGTGCTGGAACGCGCCCGGGAACTTATCTTAAGAGGAGAAACTGTACCCGGTGCATCTGCAGCGCTTGACCTGTTTTTGCAATCAAAGGAAGAAGAAACCCCGATCGATAAATACCTGACAGAATTTTGTTTGCTGGACGACTTCGATGTGATGGCCAGTATCAAGAATTGGATGTTCCATCCCGATCCGGTGTTGTCTACGCTTTGCGAAGGCCTGATCGATCGTCGTTTATTAAAAGTTAAATTGCAGGCTGAACCTTTCGATCAGCAATGGGTTACAGAACAGCGGAACAGGATTTGCCAGTTGAAAGGCATACAGGAAGAAGATTGTCATTATCTTCTTTTCACCGGCGAGGCCGTCAATACCACCTATAACCCGGTTGAAGAAAAGATCAATATCCTTTTCAAAGACGGAACGGTGAAGGATATCTCGCAGGTAGACAATGCCCTGATCAGCCAGACACTATCGAGCCCTGTGAAAAAATATTACATTTGTTATCTGAAGTAA